A stretch of DNA from Maridesulfovibrio sp.:
GGCGGCATTGCACAGGCTCCGGCCTGGGGGAAAGCAGGAAAATCGTAGATAGTGTTAGTGATTTAACAGCTTCGTTGCAGTCACGACTTGATTTTTTTACAAAACGCTTTAGTGTCGAACCATTGGATGTTATAAGTAAGAGTAGTTTTATCTTCTGGTGTGGACAAACTCCTGTCCTGCAAAGTTCCTGTCTCAGGAGGGCAAATGAAAGCTAGATCTATAATTTTGTGCTTGGTGATTGTGCTGCTGGCCGGATTTTTTTCCGGATGTTCCAAAAAGCGTGTTGAATCTTCTACCGCGAGCCCTGCGGTTGAGGAAAGAATGAATGAGCAACAGGAAAAGGAACGCCAGAGATTGGAAGAGCAGGCAAGGCTCGAAAGGGAAAAGGCTCTCCAGGAGCAGGCCCTTGCAGAGAGTGCTCAGGCTGCCGAGGCTGCTGCGGCCAAGAAGCAGTTTGACGATGCGGTTGTCGAGCTCGGCAATATGATTCATTTTGATTTCGATTCATTTGAAATCAAGCCTGAATACCGCCCCCTGTTGCAGTCCAAAGCCGAAATACTCAAGAAGTACGACAAGGTGACCATGGTCATCGAAGGTTACTGCGATGAACGCGGTACCGAAGAATACAACCTTGCTCTGGGAGAACGCCGCGCTCGTGCAGCATACGAGTTCCTCATTCTTCTCGGGGTCGCTCCGGAGCGTTTGAGCATAGTCAGTTACGGTGAGGAAGACCCGGTCGACCCCGCCCATAATGAAACTGCCTGGGCCAAGAACAGGCGTGCGCAGTTCCGTCTGGCCTACTAGATTTATCTGATGTCGAAGCCCCCGTTTCCGTCCGGAAGCGGGGGCTTTTGTCTTTTCCGTCCGGAAGTTTCCTGCATTGCAAAATATGGTTAGTCTCTTAACTCTGCAACACTTTAATTTAAATGACGACTTTCAATGTAGCCACTTTAAACTGTTAGGGATTCCAAAGGGGATTATCCATCTCTGCTCTCCATATCCCTAAGACTCGAAGCGAGCTTCTCGTCTAAGGGCTAGTGGGCCTTTGGCAGCCAGCAGCGAAATCCTTTTATCAAAGCGCGAAGCGAATCAAATTCAGCCTCTTAAATGCCTTTTGGCGGAGTAAAGGAAACAGCCCCGTTGCGGAGAGAGCTTGTCTTGCTTTTTTCTAGGTATTTTTTTGGGGTAGTGATCATGGAGTTTTTATGAAATCGGTATTTTTCGAAAGTGGTCGTATAAGCATAGTGGAACGGGACGTTCCGGTTCCATCCGGCGATGAGGCTCTGCTGAAGGTTCTGGTAGCCGGAATATGCAATACGGATATCGAGTTGCACAGAGGTTATTACGGCTTTGCCGGAGTACCCGGGCATGAGTTTGTGGCTGAGGTGGTTGAATGCAGTTGCAGGCCCGATCTGGTAGGTAAAAGGGTTGTCGCTGACATCAATTGTCCCGTGGGTGCATATTCAGGTGACAGAAGGCATGTTCCCGGTCGTACCGTCATCGGCATAGTCAATCATGACGGAGCGTTTGCACAGTACCTGAAGGTTCCCGCAGAGAATCTCTGTGAGGTTGCTGATGGAGTAGCCGATACCGTGGCAGTCTTCGCTGAGCCGCTTGCTGCCGGGCTTGAGGTTTCGCAGCAGATTCACATTACCGGCAATATGCGGATAATGGTGCTTGGAGACGGCAAGCTCGGTCTGCTGACTGCTTTGGGACTCAAAATTTATAACCCCAATGTTCTGCTGATCGGCAAACATGAGGATAAGCTTGCCATAGCCGCAGAGCAGGGCGTTGCCACACATTGCATCGGAAGTCCTGACGAGCTTCCCGGACTGGCCGGTGAAATGGATAAATTCGATCTGGTTGTCGAAGCAACCGGCAGCGAGAACGGAATAAACTACGCTCTGGAATTCGTGAGACCGGAAGGAACGATAGTGGCAAAAACAACCTCGCACCTGCCCAGTTCAATTAACCTTGCAAAGGTCGTGGTGGACGAAATTTCCATTGTCGGCTCAAGGTGCGGAGATATCGGACTTGCCTTGTCCGTACTTGAGCAGGGACTGATTGACGTGTGCGGGTTGATTGAGGCCGAGTATCTTTTTGCAGAATTCGAAGCCGCTTTTGAACACTCTATGCGCAGGGGAGCCAAAAAGGTCCTTGTCCGTATGTCCGGGGACTGATCTGCCTGCAGGGAGTGATACTTCGCTAATCCCACCCGCAAATAAGTTCGCCCCTGCGCAGGCGGGTGCGGAGCTGCATCAGGGTGTCATCAAGCTTTTTGAGTTCAACCAGTCTGGATTTTTCTTCGCTTGTGGTTGAAATAGTTTTTTCAATTCCCCCGTTGCGGATAATGATTCTTTGATCCGCGCTGAGGGCCAGAAAAGGATCGTGCGTAGCTATCAGCACTATCTTGTTGTTATCCACGAGCAGTTCAAGGGCTTTTTTCTTGTCCACGCCTGCATTTTCTATCTCGTCAATGAGGATGATCGGGGCCTGACTCAGCAGGGCTGTGTCGGCAATCATCAGGGCTCTGCTCTGTCCGCCAGAAAGCTGGGTGATGGGAGTTGTCTTTGAAAAAGGTTCTCCTGCAAGCTCGTTGGCTTTTTTGAAAATATTTTCAACAAGAAGCCCTATGTTCTCCACCATTCTGCTTTCTGCGTGCATCATGAGAAAATCCTGAACAGAGAGATCCATAACGAAATTCATGTTTTGGGATAGCTGAGCTATCAGCCTTCCATCGTTGGAAAAGCGTGTCTCGTAAGACGGCACCCTCTCGTCCACGAGGATTTTCCGTTTGGTCGGAGTATCCGCCTGGGCCAGACATTCTATGTCCTCCAGAAGTCTGCTTTTGCCGGAACCGGTAGGGCCGACAATGGCTGTGACCATTCCCTGCCTGAGTATAACTTCACCGGTTTCCGGTTCACCTGCTTTATCGTAACCCGGAAGAATTGTAATGGATCTTATCCGGTTGGCCCCGTTATCCCCAAGTGCGCTCATTTCCTGTATGAACAGGAAAAAGTCTTCCGAAAAACCGGCCGGGGAAGATCCTGTATCAGCGTAAAATTCATCGCTCAGCGAACTGCAAAGCTCGGCAAAGGAGTTTTCCAGCCATGCTGAATGGTCAATGGAGTGGGCGGAAAAGAAATCTTCGACCCAGGGAAAACGATCCAGAAGTTCCCTGATTTTCAGTTCTGACAACTTATTTTTCATTATCCGTTAAAATCCATGAGTTTTGAAATTCCGATCTGTTTGTCTTCGCCGATAATCCGCTCGCCAAGGCAATAGGAGCAGAGCGCTCCGGGCATGGTAAAACGCAGGGTTGCGCCGCTTAAGGATTGCAGCTGTTCCGTCTTTTCAAAGGCTTTTTTCAGAAAGAAACTGCCTTGCCCCGTTACCCCGTTGAATTGGATGATCTTTGCGCGGGGATTAACCTGCCGGACCCTGAACGCGAAAACATCACGTTCGGCCTGGGATACGATGTCTCCTTTGGTGATCACGACAATATCCGCAGACTTAAGCATCGGGCCGATTTTTTTGGGTGTATTGACTCCGCTCAGGTTGTCGATGACGCAAATCGCAAGGACGTTTTTTATGTGCGGGGAACAGCGGTTGCAAAGTCCTGCACTTTCGGTGACAAGATAATCAAACTGCCCCTTTTGCGCCCATTCGAAGGCGGCCTTTATGTTGCTCACATAAAAATGATCGGGACACAGGTTTCCGGACAGCCCTGTTTTAACGGGAATTCCTTTTGCGTGGTAGACGAACTGATCCTGCGCCGAAAGGCAGTCGAACTTTACAACCCCGCATTTCTGCTGGTCCCGTTGCAGTTCTTCGATGGTCCTTGCGATAACGCTGGTCTTGCCCGATGAAGGAGGACCGGAAACCGTTACAAACCTCATACGAATCCCCCGGTTTCCCGGAAAACCTTCATGAAGATCTTTTCAATATCCTTTTTCAACCTGCCGACATCATTTTTTTTCAGAAATTCCCATCCGAGCCAGTACAGATCTTTTATGTGGGAAGTGACATTTTTCACTTCAGGATTTACCGAGGGGAAATATGCGTCCGCGCACAACTGACCGAATTCGGTGCTGCACAGAAAATCCGTGACTTCACTGACCTTTTCCTGCGCAGTTTTTTTGACCAGCATCTGTACCGGGCTGACTATTGCGCCTTCCTTGGGGATGCGGATGGAAATGCGTTCCTTGTTCTTGACCTTCTGCGCAAAGAAGTAGGGCATTATATACAGTGACGCGACATCTGGCTTTCCGCTGTCGATCATTTTCACCATTTCGGAAGGGTGGACTCCGGTTCTGACCGAACGGGCCAGCTCGGCAACACCCTCGTTTCCGAACATGGAGTAAAACGGCAGCAGAACCCCGTTGCAGAAAAATTCGGCCTGTCCCCGCATGACAACGTCATTTTTGAATTCCGGACGCATGATGTCCTTCCACGATTCAATGGTTGGTTTTCCTGCAAGCTGTTCGTCTATTGAAACCAGCACGAGAAGGTTTGCCGAAAGCATGGTGAATTGGCGGTCTGTATCGTCAAAATCGATATTCTCGAAGTCCGCGTTGATTTTTTCAGGAAGAAGATCGACAAATCCTTCCTTTACCAGAAAGTGCTCCCGGAATGGAGCATGGTAAAAGCTGTTTATATCCGAACTGATAATTACATCCGGCAGTTCATCGAAGGATTCTACCGAGTCGATATACTGATAGTATGAAAGTTCGTGGTTAACGTTCCCTTCCAGCAGATATTTAAGGGAATTGCCGTGTTTCTCATTATACTCCAGACTGAAGGCATCGAATGCCCGTGAAAAAGGCATTTTCAGGCCGCAGGGCAGCAGGGCCAACAGTGTCAGGTCTTTCTGACGTTCCGGGTTTTCTGCCAGTGTGAAATCGCTGCTTCTGCCTTCTTTTTCTATGCTCTCATTAAGAGCATCAATGAACATTTCCCGGTTGATTCCCAGCATGGTCAGGGGTGTTTTCAGTTTCAGGAGCGGTCCGAGTTTTTCCAGTATCTCCTGTTGTTCGAATTTTCCCAGCCCATACTCCCTGAACAGAGAAATAAGGTGGGGGTGGGCGGTCAGTATTTCATGAATACTCATGTTCTCATTTATTATCGAGGATGGTGATTCCATATAATCTCCTGGTGCTTTGGCTGATTATAGGCCGATTACCTATCTCTGAACAGAGCGGAATGCGGCGAAATTTCTATTGTCATGAGAAAACGGCACACGTTTTTATCAGGAATGAGTCGGCAGTTGCTGCCGCAAACTCAAATGGTTCCATTTGCATGAGCCGGTATAGGAAACGCCGGGTGGCGGTGATAACCAGTCAGAACCGTATCGCTTTTTGTGGTAAGTGTAAAATTTGTTATTTAAGCAGTCCATTATTCTGTGGATGGTGAAAATTACGACATAATTGTCTAAAATTTAAAAAGATTGCAAATGTGAAGCAGATGGCACAGACTGAATGATATTTCAACCGAATAAAACTTCCGAGAGTAGCCCTATGCAGCTTGAGTTGCTCCAGCAGATTCTTAATTGTGTCAGCTATGCTATTGTAGTGGTCGATAAGGACTGTACTGTAATAAGCATGAACAATGTTGCGCTTGAATTCCTGAAACGCCGGGACCGTGCAACAAGTATAGGTATTGAGGTAAAGGAGATACTGCCTATCGCGACACCGTTTATACGTAAAGGGCTTGTCTCCGCTGAATTCCGCAGGGGAGAGGGCAGGATCGTCAAGAAGGGGCGGGAACTCTTTTTCGAGATAACTCCGCTGATGGTCAAGGGCGAGCTTGAGGGTGCGGTGGTCAGTCTGCAGAAGCCTTCCAGATATGAGGAGCTGGCGGTCGAGCTGAGTTCCTTTCAGGAAATGGCCATTACGCTGCAGGCTATTTTCGACTCTTCCAGCGACGGTATCTGGGTTACAAGCGGCGATGGCGTTGTTACGCAGATAAACAGGGCTTCCGAGCAGTTGAACGGGGTAAAGGCCTCCCGGATTGTCGGAAAGAGTATCAGTGAGGTGGTCGTTACCGGCATGGTTGACGTTTCCGTTTCTCTGGAAGTTTTGGAGAAAAAGCATCAGGTCAGCATGATCCAGAATATTGCCAAGACTGGACGACAGCTGCTTTGTACCGGAACTCCGGTTTTCGATGCCAGCGGCAGTCTTTCCATGGTCGTGGTCAATGAAAGAGACGTTACCGAACTGCTTGATCTGCGTGAGCACCTGAAGACTGCACGGGAAATTACCGAGAAGGCCCGAAAGGAAATAACGAACCTGAACATGCTGGAGTTGGAACAGGGGGCCTTTATTGCCGAGAGCAAATCCATCAACCGGCTGCTGGTCAGCGCTTTGAAACTGGCTCAGCTGGAGGTTTCAGGCATACTTCTTCTGGGCGAGTCCGGTACCGGTAAATCAATGCTGGCAAAGCTGCTTCACCAGCGCAGTCCCCGGTCTTCCGGACCGTTTCTGGCTATCAACTGCGCTGCCGTGCCGGAGCAGCTTTTCGAGGCAGAACTGTTCGGCTATGAGAAAGGGGCTTTTACAGGAGCACGGGAAACCGGCAAGGCCGGTCTGCTGGCTCTGGCTGACGGCGGAACTTTTTTTCTTGATGAAGTCGGCGAGATGTCTCCTTCCATCCAGGCCAAGCTTCTGAAGTGTATCGACGAGAAGGAATTCACCCCTCTGGGCGGTTCAACTCCCAAAAAGATCAACTGCGTGATAATCGCCGCTACCAATAAGAATCTGGAGGATCTGGTCCGAAAACGCCAGTTCCGCAAGGACCTGTATTATCGCCTCAATGTCTTCACGCTTACCATTCCTCCGCTGCGCGAAAGGGCGGAAGATATTTTTGCTTTGGCCACATCTTTTCTGAATAAATACAATGAGCGTTACGATACATTCAAAACACTTTCTCCCAAGAGTTTGAGAATACTGCAGAATTACTCCTTTCCCGGTAATATCAGGGAGCTGGACAGCCTGATAAAGAAGGGGGTTGCAGTTGCCGAGGGTGAACTGCTGGACAGTTATCTTGAGCAGAGTCTTCTGGGCGTGGAGGAAAGCGAGGCCGTGTTTACCAAGGGTATGTCCTTGAACGAGGCTTTGGATAAAGTTGAGAAGGAAATGCTTGTGGAAGCCCGTAAAGCCTGCCTCACGACACGGGATATGGCTGAGTATCTCAAAATAAGTCAGCCTTCAGTCGTACGCAAACTCAAAAAACATGGCTTGGGTAGTTCTTCCTGATCTTGATTCAAATATGAATCAAGATGTCATAATTGCCTAATTTGTTAAGATCCTGATTCTCTCTGCGTTGCGCAATGATTGTTTTTTGCTTTTTTAGTGAAAATCTGTTTTGGTAATCAATCTTGATTCATTTGTGAATCGGAAAACAGGTAAAAACAGCCTTTAAAAGTCTTTGTGATTCATAAATGAATCAAAAACCAATAAATTCGAGAATATATTATCACTAACTAATTGTTTTTACGTGGTTATTTCATGTGGCATGGAAAGTGCTTTATTGTTGCAAACACAAAAAAGGACGGAATACACATGAGTAAATCAGACAAACTGCTTGAAAGAAGAAACAAGGCAGTGGCTCTGGGGGTAGGTAACCTGGGACCGGTATTTGCAGAATGCGCCTCAAACTCTACTATTACTGACGTTGACGGTCAGGAATACATAGACTTTGTCGGCGGAATCGGCGTTAACAACGTCGGGCACTGTAATGAAAAGGTTGTCGCGGCTATCAAGGAACAGGCTGAAAAGCTTGTGCATTCCTGTTTTCATATTGCCATGTACGAACCTTACATCGCGCTGGCCGAAAAGTTGATTGAGATCGCGCCCGGTGATTTCGAGAAAAAGGCTGTCTTGCTTAACAGCGGGGCGGAAGCCGTTGAAAACGCAGTCAAGATCGCGCGTCTGGCCAGCGGAAAAAGCGGGATCGTTGTTTATGAGGGCGGGTTCCACGGACGTACCCTGCTGACCATGAGCATGACCAGCAAGGTCAAGCCCTACAAGTTCCGGTTCGGTCCTTATGCTCCCGAAATTTACAGAATTCCTTATCCTTATTGCTATCGCTGTCCTTACGGCAAGGAATATCCTTCCTGCGACATTTTTTGCGCCGAGCAGTTCAAGAACTGGTTCATCGGCAATGCCGCCCCGGAAAATATCGCCGCGCTTGTTGCGGAACCCATAGCCGGGGAAGGCGGATTCCTCACTCCTCCGCCGGAGTACTTCCCCAGGATGAAGGAAATCTGCGCCGAGAACGGTATCTATTTTGTCGCCGATGAAATTCAGTCCGGAGGCGGGCGTACCGGAAAGATGTGCGCTATCGAGCACTGGGGCGTTGAGCCCGATCTCATGACCATGGCCAAAAGTATCGGCGGCGGAATGCCTATCTCCGCTGTTGTGGGTCGGAAAGAGATCATGGACGCCGTCCATCCCGGAGGACTGGGCGGAACCTACGGCGGGAACCCTGTTTCCTGCGCCGCAGCCCTTGCCGCTCTGGAATCACTCGAAGACGGAATTCTGGAACAGGGAGCCGCTCTGGGCGAAAAGCTCAAGGAAACCTTCCTGCTCTGGAAAGAAAAGTATTCCATTATCGGTGAAGTACGCGGACTGGGTGCGATGATTGCCATCGAGATCGTTTCCGACAAGGAAAGCAAAAAGCCGGCTGCGGACATCACCAAGAAGATTGTCGGTGATGTTCTGAAGAAGAACCTTCTGCTGCTCGCCTGCGGTAACTACGGAAACGTGCTCAGAGTGCTTGTTCCGCTGACCATAGATGACGAGACCCTTGAAAAAGGTGTGGCGATTCTTGAAGAGGCCATTGCTTCGTATTGTTAGTACGTAATTGTTTATATCAACTTAATGACATTTTGCCATGCAAAGTGGCGAAGCCGTATTAAAAAAGTTTGGGAATCTTAAACCCTTTTCAAAGGGTTTAAGGCCCCCGGCAGGGTCGCCGAAGGCCTTTTCTGACTAGGTATTTGCCGGTCATTTATACAGAGTATCGACAAGCAGAATTCTCTGCTCAACATAAACCATAAACCAGACGAGGAGAAAAATATGAAATTCTTCAACTCAGTAGTCGGCGCAGTTATGTTCTGTGCACTGGTCTTGGGTTTCAGTTCTTTCGCCCTTGCGGCGGACACCGTCAAGGTTGGTAACATTCTTCCGCTTTCGGGCCCTTCCGCAGCGGTGGGCCAGCAGGGTAAACAGGCAAGGGAAATGGCCGTTGAGGAAATCAACGCTGCCGGGGGTATCAAATCTCTGGGCGGGGCAAAGCTTGAAATGCTTTATGCCGACTCCAAGAGCGACCCCAACGTAGGTGTTACCGAAGCCGAGCGCTTCATCAACACTGAAAAGGTCAACGTGCTTACAGGCTGCTGGAACTCCGGCGTTACCTATCCTGCAAGCGCCGTTGCCGAGCGTTACGGCATTCCTTTCATTGTTCCGGTTTCTGTAAGGGACACCATCACCGAACGCGGCTTTAAGAATGTGTTCCGCATCGCTGCCAAGGATTCCTGGTGGGCTCGTGACCAGTTTGCATTCCTCAAGGATATGTCCAAGGAATTCAATACCGAACTCAAGACAGTGGCCATGGTCTATGAAAACGGCGACTGGGGCACCGGCCTTGCTGCACAGTGGAAAAAACTTATTGAAAAAGACGGATACAAGGTCGTTCTTGACGAACCGTATCCCTCCAGCGCCACCGATCTGACTCCGGTTATCAACAAGATCCGCCGTGCCAGACCCGATGTGCTCCTGCTCGTTTCAAACGCTGCCGACGCAATTCTTCTGACCAACACCATGGCCAACTACCGTGTACGTCCCAAAGTTATCCTCGGAACCGGCGGCGGCCATGCCGACCCGACCTTCCTGAGCGGAACCGGTGACAACGCCCGTTACATCTTCGATATCGTTGAGTGGGAAACCGACGTCAACAAGCCCGGAGTCAAGGAAACCAACGAAAAATACAAAGCCAAGTACGGCAACAACCTTACCGGTGAAGCCGTTGATGCTTACGTATCCGTATATGTTCTGGCTGACGCTCTTGAAAGGGCCGGTTCCACCGATCCTGCCAAGCTTCGCGAGGCTCTGGCCGCAACCGACCTGAAAACAGGTCCTGCCGCCATTGTTTCCTACGATGCCATCGAGTTCGATGAGACCGGGCAGAACAAGCACGCTTCTCCTGTAATCGTACAGGTCAACGACATAGGCAAGGGACTTGAGCGCATCACCATCTGGCCCAAGTCCGCACGCCGTTCCGGCTATACCCCCGTCTTCCCCATTCCCAAAAAGTAGTAACAACCGCGGAGCGGGCCAAGTGTCCGCTCCGCAATAGAAACCGGTCCCTCCAATCAAATAATCAATCCACTGGCGGTTTTTATGGATTTTGTATTTATCTTACAGGACATTATCAGCGGAATCCTCATGGGCTCCATCTACGGTCTGATCGCTCTGGGGCTGACCCTTGTCTTCGGTGTGCTCAAGGTTATCAACTTCGCTCACGGATCATTCCTGATGGTGGGCATGTATGTATCCTACTGGGCCGTAGCCCTGACCGGGCTGCACCCCTATCTGGCCCTGTGCATAGTTGTTCCTGTCATGTTCTTTTTCGGCTATTACCTGCAGAATTTCCTGATCAAGCCCATCTTTGTGGCCGAGAAGGATGTTCGCGAACCTACCACAGTCATCATCGTGACCACCGGGGTCTGGTACATGCTTGATAACCTGACCCTACTCCTCTTCGGTCCCGACTACAGAGCACTGGCCCCCAACCCCCTGAAAGGGCAGATGCTGGAATTCGGGGAGATATTCATCTCCGTGCCCAAACTGTGCGGATTCCTTATTTCAATCGGAACCGCCGTTGCTCTCTACATTTTTCTGCAGAAGACCCGTACAGGACGTGCCATCAGGGCAACCAGCCTTGATCGTGACGCGGCCTCGCTCATGGGCATCAACCAGTGGAAGATTTTCAATGTGGCTTTCGGTATAGGCACCGCCATTGCCGGGATTTCCGGAGTCGTGCTCACCCCGTTCTACAATGTTTATCCCACTGTAGGCGTGCCGTTCGATGTCAAATCCTTTGTCATTGTGGTTCTCGGCGGGCTGGGGTCCATTCCCGGCGCCATCATCGGCGGCATCATCATCGGACTCATTGAATCCATCGGCCCCATGTTCATGACCTCCACCTGGACCGAAGCGATTGTCTACATGCTCTTTCTGCTGGTGCTCTTTGTTAAACCGTCCGGCCTGTTCGGTCAGAAATACGATTGGTAGGAATAATATGACTGAGAAAACCATCAAAAAATACTGTCTGGCCGGTGTGGTGCTTTTTGCCTTTGCCATGCCTCTCTTTGTTCACAGCCCGACTTACCT
This window harbors:
- a CDS encoding GTP-binding protein; amino-acid sequence: MRFVTVSGPPSSGKTSVIARTIEELQRDQQKCGVVKFDCLSAQDQFVYHAKGIPVKTGLSGNLCPDHFYVSNIKAAFEWAQKGQFDYLVTESAGLCNRCSPHIKNVLAICVIDNLSGVNTPKKIGPMLKSADIVVITKGDIVSQAERDVFAFRVRQVNPRAKIIQFNGVTGQGSFFLKKAFEKTEQLQSLSGATLRFTMPGALCSYCLGERIIGEDKQIGISKLMDFNG
- a CDS encoding alcohol dehydrogenase catalytic domain-containing protein, which produces MKSVFFESGRISIVERDVPVPSGDEALLKVLVAGICNTDIELHRGYYGFAGVPGHEFVAEVVECSCRPDLVGKRVVADINCPVGAYSGDRRHVPGRTVIGIVNHDGAFAQYLKVPAENLCEVADGVADTVAVFAEPLAAGLEVSQQIHITGNMRIMVLGDGKLGLLTALGLKIYNPNVLLIGKHEDKLAIAAEQGVATHCIGSPDELPGLAGEMDKFDLVVEATGSENGINYALEFVRPEGTIVAKTTSHLPSSINLAKVVVDEISIVGSRCGDIGLALSVLEQGLIDVCGLIEAEYLFAEFEAAFEHSMRRGAKKVLVRMSGD
- a CDS encoding ABC transporter substrate-binding protein, encoding MFCALVLGFSSFALAADTVKVGNILPLSGPSAAVGQQGKQAREMAVEEINAAGGIKSLGGAKLEMLYADSKSDPNVGVTEAERFINTEKVNVLTGCWNSGVTYPASAVAERYGIPFIVPVSVRDTITERGFKNVFRIAAKDSWWARDQFAFLKDMSKEFNTELKTVAMVYENGDWGTGLAAQWKKLIEKDGYKVVLDEPYPSSATDLTPVINKIRRARPDVLLLVSNAADAILLTNTMANYRVRPKVILGTGGGHADPTFLSGTGDNARYIFDIVEWETDVNKPGVKETNEKYKAKYGNNLTGEAVDAYVSVYVLADALERAGSTDPAKLREALAATDLKTGPAAIVSYDAIEFDETGQNKHASPVIVQVNDIGKGLERITIWPKSARRSGYTPVFPIPKK
- the pal gene encoding peptidoglycan-associated lipoprotein Pal; its protein translation is MKARSIILCLVIVLLAGFFSGCSKKRVESSTASPAVEERMNEQQEKERQRLEEQARLEREKALQEQALAESAQAAEAAAAKKQFDDAVVELGNMIHFDFDSFEIKPEYRPLLQSKAEILKKYDKVTMVIEGYCDERGTEEYNLALGERRARAAYEFLILLGVAPERLSIVSYGEEDPVDPAHNETAWAKNRRAQFRLAY
- a CDS encoding ABC transporter substrate-binding protein; its protein translation is MESPSSIINENMSIHEILTAHPHLISLFREYGLGKFEQQEILEKLGPLLKLKTPLTMLGINREMFIDALNESIEKEGRSSDFTLAENPERQKDLTLLALLPCGLKMPFSRAFDAFSLEYNEKHGNSLKYLLEGNVNHELSYYQYIDSVESFDELPDVIISSDINSFYHAPFREHFLVKEGFVDLLPEKINADFENIDFDDTDRQFTMLSANLLVLVSIDEQLAGKPTIESWKDIMRPEFKNDVVMRGQAEFFCNGVLLPFYSMFGNEGVAELARSVRTGVHPSEMVKMIDSGKPDVASLYIMPYFFAQKVKNKERISIRIPKEGAIVSPVQMLVKKTAQEKVSEVTDFLCSTEFGQLCADAYFPSVNPEVKNVTSHIKDLYWLGWEFLKKNDVGRLKKDIEKIFMKVFRETGGFV
- a CDS encoding branched-chain amino acid ABC transporter permease, encoding MDFVFILQDIISGILMGSIYGLIALGLTLVFGVLKVINFAHGSFLMVGMYVSYWAVALTGLHPYLALCIVVPVMFFFGYYLQNFLIKPIFVAEKDVREPTTVIIVTTGVWYMLDNLTLLLFGPDYRALAPNPLKGQMLEFGEIFISVPKLCGFLISIGTAVALYIFLQKTRTGRAIRATSLDRDAASLMGINQWKIFNVAFGIGTAIAGISGVVLTPFYNVYPTVGVPFDVKSFVIVVLGGLGSIPGAIIGGIIIGLIESIGPMFMTSTWTEAIVYMLFLLVLFVKPSGLFGQKYDW
- a CDS encoding ATP-binding cassette domain-containing protein; the protein is MKNKLSELKIRELLDRFPWVEDFFSAHSIDHSAWLENSFAELCSSLSDEFYADTGSSPAGFSEDFFLFIQEMSALGDNGANRIRSITILPGYDKAGEPETGEVILRQGMVTAIVGPTGSGKSRLLEDIECLAQADTPTKRKILVDERVPSYETRFSNDGRLIAQLSQNMNFVMDLSVQDFLMMHAESRMVENIGLLVENIFKKANELAGEPFSKTTPITQLSGGQSRALMIADTALLSQAPIILIDEIENAGVDKKKALELLVDNNKIVLIATHDPFLALSADQRIIIRNGGIEKTISTTSEEKSRLVELKKLDDTLMQLRTRLRRGELICGWD
- the gabT gene encoding 4-aminobutyrate--2-oxoglutarate transaminase yields the protein MSKSDKLLERRNKAVALGVGNLGPVFAECASNSTITDVDGQEYIDFVGGIGVNNVGHCNEKVVAAIKEQAEKLVHSCFHIAMYEPYIALAEKLIEIAPGDFEKKAVLLNSGAEAVENAVKIARLASGKSGIVVYEGGFHGRTLLTMSMTSKVKPYKFRFGPYAPEIYRIPYPYCYRCPYGKEYPSCDIFCAEQFKNWFIGNAAPENIAALVAEPIAGEGGFLTPPPEYFPRMKEICAENGIYFVADEIQSGGGRTGKMCAIEHWGVEPDLMTMAKSIGGGMPISAVVGRKEIMDAVHPGGLGGTYGGNPVSCAAALAALESLEDGILEQGAALGEKLKETFLLWKEKYSIIGEVRGLGAMIAIEIVSDKESKKPAADITKKIVGDVLKKNLLLLACGNYGNVLRVLVPLTIDDETLEKGVAILEEAIASYC
- a CDS encoding sigma 54-interacting transcriptional regulator is translated as MQLELLQQILNCVSYAIVVVDKDCTVISMNNVALEFLKRRDRATSIGIEVKEILPIATPFIRKGLVSAEFRRGEGRIVKKGRELFFEITPLMVKGELEGAVVSLQKPSRYEELAVELSSFQEMAITLQAIFDSSSDGIWVTSGDGVVTQINRASEQLNGVKASRIVGKSISEVVVTGMVDVSVSLEVLEKKHQVSMIQNIAKTGRQLLCTGTPVFDASGSLSMVVVNERDVTELLDLREHLKTAREITEKARKEITNLNMLELEQGAFIAESKSINRLLVSALKLAQLEVSGILLLGESGTGKSMLAKLLHQRSPRSSGPFLAINCAAVPEQLFEAELFGYEKGAFTGARETGKAGLLALADGGTFFLDEVGEMSPSIQAKLLKCIDEKEFTPLGGSTPKKINCVIIAATNKNLEDLVRKRQFRKDLYYRLNVFTLTIPPLRERAEDIFALATSFLNKYNERYDTFKTLSPKSLRILQNYSFPGNIRELDSLIKKGVAVAEGELLDSYLEQSLLGVEESEAVFTKGMSLNEALDKVEKEMLVEARKACLTTRDMAEYLKISQPSVVRKLKKHGLGSSS